The Wolbachia endosymbiont (group B) of Gerris lacustris genomic interval ATCGAAAAGGTGCTCAGGATGCAAAGCGCTCGCAAAAATTTACAAAGCTCATTAGGGAAATAACAGTTGCTGCAAAACAAGGGCTACCTGATCCCGAACTCAATCCACGTCTTCGCTCTGCTATCTTTGCTGCGCGAAAGGAAAATCTACCAAAAGATAAAATAGAAACAGCAATAAAAAATGCAGCTGGTAACGTTGCTGGAGAAAGTTATGAAGAAATACAATATGAAGGCTGTGGACCTTCTGGTGCTGCACTTATTGTCCATGCTCTGACAAATAATCGCAACCGAACTGCTTCTGAGATACGTTATATCTTTTCTCTCAAAGGCGGTAATTTGGGAGAAACAGGATGTGTGAGTTACCTTTTCGATCATGTAGGCTTAATTGTCTATAAAGCAGAGGGTGTAAATTTTGAAGATTTATTTAACTATGGAATTGAATTAGAAGTATTGAATGTTGAGGAAAATAACAAGGGAGAATTATATGTTATAACTTGTGAAGTGAAAGATTTTGGTAAAGTACGTGATGCTTTCTATACAAAATTTGGAGAACCAGAACTTGCTCGTCTTTCATGGCAACCAAAGGACCTGATTGAAGTTAGCGACAAAGAATTAATTGATAAATTATCTACATTAGTTGAAGAGCTAGAGGATAATGATGATGTGCAGTATGTTGAAGGTAATTTTATTTTTGCTGATAAACTATGAGGCTGGTAATACTTCTATTACTTTGTATTTTACCAGTATATGCTACTGAAACATCTGCAGTGTCGTCTCAGCACGGAATCAGAAAAAAAGAGCCAGTGTCAAACAAACAACTGTACGAACATTGTGATATAAGCGCCAAGAAAGATGTCATCCCAGTGCCTAGACACTGGGATCCAGAGAATTCAATTACAAATGGATACATCAAGCGATTGTATGATACAGACTGGATTCCAGTGTCAAGCACTGGAATGACAGGAGAGGATTTTGAGGTGACAGAAAGCAACCATGATAGAAGATTATTATTCATATCCAGCACCATAAAATCTTCTTTTTTTGCCACGGGAATTGAGCAAGGGTTGGCGCCAAATACAGTGGTAAAATTGATCAACATATATAAAGATTTTGGTGTTGATTTTAAAAAAGACATTGTGCCGAAGAGTAAATTGGAGGTTCTTTTTGAGAGATCGCTCGGTAATCAGAAGACTGAAGAAAAGATTTTATATGCTTCACTGACAATAAACAAGAAAGCTATTAGTTTATATCATTATAAATCGCAAGACGGCAAAGAAAGGTATTTTAATAATGAAGGAATAAGCTTGAAGAGTAGCGAAATTTTTGTAAGTCCTTTAAACGGAGATTTTCGTATATCCTCGAATTTTGGTAATAGAAAGCATCCCATTCATGGTAAAATTGCTTTTCATAAAGGAGTAGATTATGCAGCTAAACTTGGCACTCCTATACACGCCACTGCAGAAGGTGTAATAGAATATATAGGAAAGAATGGTGGCTATGGGAATTACATCAAAATAAAGCACAACAATAAATATTCAACTTGTTACGCACATATAAGCAAATTTAGTAGCGATATAAAGTTAGGCTCTAAAGTAAAGCAGGGACAAATCATTGCTTATGTTGGCAGCACTGGTGTTGCAACAGGACCTCATTTACATTATGAAGTTATATATAATGGTAAACATATTGATCCGCTTACGATAGCTCATGGCAATGAGATAAAGTTGCCTGATCGTG includes:
- a CDS encoding YebC/PmpR family DNA-binding transcriptional regulator; its protein translation is MAGHSQFSNIKHRKGAQDAKRSQKFTKLIREITVAAKQGLPDPELNPRLRSAIFAARKENLPKDKIETAIKNAAGNVAGESYEEIQYEGCGPSGAALIVHALTNNRNRTASEIRYIFSLKGGNLGETGCVSYLFDHVGLIVYKAEGVNFEDLFNYGIELEVLNVEENNKGELYVITCEVKDFGKVRDAFYTKFGEPELARLSWQPKDLIEVSDKELIDKLSTLVEELEDNDDVQYVEGNFIFADKL
- a CDS encoding peptidoglycan DD-metalloendopeptidase family protein — encoded protein: MTGEDFEVTESNHDRRLLFISSTIKSSFFATGIEQGLAPNTVVKLINIYKDFGVDFKKDIVPKSKLEVLFERSLGNQKTEEKILYASLTINKKAISLYHYKSQDGKERYFNNEGISLKSSEIFVSPLNGDFRISSNFGNRKHPIHGKIAFHKGVDYAAKLGTPIHATAEGVIEYIGKNGGYGNYIKIKHNNKYSTCYAHISKFSSDIKLGSKVKQGQIIAYVGSTGVATGPHLHYEVIYNGKHIDPLTIAHGNEIKLPDRELREFKLFVSKVDKIISREDASEKAI